A portion of the Bacteroidales bacterium genome contains these proteins:
- a CDS encoding T9SS type A sorting domain-containing protein: protein MEIFSGSLHLPAGIDLSSQPKGVYFIRMETETGSLFRKIVVN from the coding sequence GTGGAAATATTTTCCGGTTCGTTGCATTTACCGGCCGGGATTGATTTAAGCAGTCAGCCGAAGGGTGTTTACTTTATCCGGATGGAGACAGAAACGGGTTCGCTATTCCGGAAGATAGTCGTCAACTGA